One segment of Coffea arabica cultivar ET-39 chromosome 7c, Coffea Arabica ET-39 HiFi, whole genome shotgun sequence DNA contains the following:
- the LOC113699016 gene encoding putative disease resistance protein RGA3: MADPVIGATIQVTLERALSLASDRIGLLVGFKKDVASMTRSLGFIKDVLADAEEKQNQSRGVQRWLKCLEEVAYDAQNVLDELHYESLHHQVESRIRPKRKVCCFFSFSNINLAFRWRMASKVRDIKLKLNDINQQANGLGLVSRLGMTAALPAAVGDARNRQTDSVLVPIIGRADDESNIVKILLSPSKKVVSVLPIIGMGGLGKTTLAKSIYNNQQIDGHFNKKIWVCVSKKVPIVELFKLILLQVTEEKVEVKDRNVIVGKIRNHLGGERYFLVLDDVWDDDQALWDDFFTTLKGLNPTNGTWCLVTTRLGLVAHSVSGALMMENEPYALGRLPDDHCWSILKEKAVGGQEEPDVLKAIKERVIKRCDGLPLAASVIGGLLRLNRKEEWRSILENRLLSLSGDGDRVMQILQLSFDNLPSPAIKKCFAYCSIFPNDAEMEGDMLIELWMAEGFLQVDLKNRTMVNKTMEEIGEYYLEILLQSSLLEEIRRHGERYYKMHDMVHEVSKSIMSKSTKFINSETGSGDNSNQVRCLVIDSFGEDTINLFESRSNLLHTLFLSQGSLSDDMLMKLKNLHVLNLSGAKHQNLPISIGKLIHLRHINFEGSRSETLPESVCKLYNLQTLRLNSLALKVLPKGTRDLISLRHLHYYTYNEEFQMPLEMGRLTCLQTLAFFKVGREKGRRIGELGSLKNLKGNLEIHNLHLVKDRKGAEEAKLSEKANLFSLRLKWARPWHREGHNYNDEKVLDCLRPHPNLEELVIENFMGDQFPRWLVDLPTATTLPKLASLTFNCCNRCRELLPLQNFRSLKELVITNCGGLTNLPGDMLHSCASLQKLRVTYCYNLFSFPLDLQQMPSLLELGLWKCPKLKTSTTPKGFGFLTSLRKLVIGPFSDDGDDHENSSIYNEFDWSGLISSSSFSSSSALRELELFGLPHMESLPPQIQYLTTLTSLTLVVFGGIKALPDWFGNFAALEDVHLWFFKELGHLPSEDAMRSLTKLKRLEVYGSPLLKERCTPESSGPDSQWSKVSHIQDLRIS; this comes from the coding sequence ATGGCCGACCCTGTTATCGGTGCCACAATTCAGGTCACCTTGGAAAGGGCACTGTCTCTTGCCTCTGATAGGATTGGTTTGCTAGTTGGGTTCAAGAAGGATGTGGCCAGCATGACTCGATCTCTTGGCTTTATCAAAGATGTCCTGGCTGATGCTGAGGAAAAGCAAAACCAAAGCAGAGGAGTGCAACGATGGTTGAAGTGTCTCGAGGAGGTGGCTTATGATGCTCAGAATGTGTTGGATGAGCTCCACTATGAATCTCTTCATCACCAGGTGGAGTCCCGAATCCGACCCAAGCGAAAGGTATGCtgcttcttctccttctctaaCATTAATCTTGCTTTTCGTTGGAGAATGGCTTCTAAGGTCAGGGACATCAAACTTAAGCTGAACGACATCAATCAACAAGCCAACGGATTGGGACTGGTCAGTAGGTTAGGGATGACAGCTGCCCTCCCTGCTGCTGTTGGAGACGCAAGAAATCGGCAGACCGACTCTGTTCTTGTTCCAATAATTGGAAGAGCCGATGATGAATCAAACATAGTGAAGATATTGTTGAGCCCGTCTAAGAAGGTTGTTTCTGTTCTTCCCATAATTGGTATGGGAGGTCTAGGCAAAACAACTTTGGCTAAATCGATATACAACAATCAGCAAATTGACGGGCACTTTAACAAAAAGATTTGGGTTTGTGTATCGAAAAAAGTCCCAATAGTGGAgcttttcaaactcattttatTGCAAGTGACAGAAGAAAAGGTTGAAGTGAAAGATAGGAATGTCattgttggaaaaattcggAATCACTTGGGGGGAGAAAGATATTTCCTGGTCCTTGACGACGTGTGGGATGATGATCAGGCATTGTGGGATGACTTTTTCACCACCTTGAAGGGGCTCAATCCAACCAATGGAACCTGGTGTCTTGTCACTACTCGTTTGGGTCTAGTGGCACATAGTGTGTCTGGAGCTTTGATGATGGAAAATGAACCCTATGCCTTAGGAAGGCTACCTGATGATCATTGTTGGTCTATCCTAAAAGAAAAGGCAGTTGGAGGGCAAGAAGAACCGGATGTACTAAAAGCAATTAAAGAGAGAGTAATCAAAAGATGTGATGGTCTACCATTGGCTGCAAGCGTGATCGGAGGTCTGTTACGTTTAAATAGAAAAGAGGAGTGGCGATCAATTTTGGAGAATAGGCTTTTGAGTTTGAGTGGAGATGGAGATCGTGTGATGCAAATACTTCAGTTGAGTTTTGATAATCTACCATCACCAGCCATCAAGAAATGTTTTGCATATTGTTCTATTTTTCCCAATGATGCTGAGATGGAAGGGGATATGCTGATCGAACTTTGGATGGCAGAAGGCTTCCTTCAAGTAGATCTCAAGAACAGAACGATGGTAAACAAAACAATGGAGGAAATTGGAGAATATTACTTGGAAATTTTATTGCAGAGTTCTTTGCTGGAAGAAATAAGAAGACATGGGGAAAGGTATtataaaatgcatgatatgGTGCACGAAGTCTCAAAATCAATAATGTCAAAGTCTACTAAATTCATTAATTCGGAGACTGGTTCAGGAGACAATAGTAATCAGGTTCGTTGTCTTGTAATAGACTCATTTGGAGAAGACACAATAAATCTTTTTGAGAGTCGATCAAATTTGCTTCATACATTGTTTCTGAGTCAGGGTAGCTTATCtgatgatatgctaatgaagtTGAAGAATTTGCACGTTTTGAATTTGTCAGGTGCAAAACATCAGAATCTGCCAATCTCAATTGGCAAACTGATACACTTGAGGCACATTAACTTTGAGGGTTCTAGAAGTGAAACTTTGCCAGAATCTGTTTGCAAACTTTATAATTTGCAGACACTGAGGCTAAACAGCTTGGCTCTTAAGGTTCTGCCAAAGGGGACGCGCGATTTGATTAGCTTGAGACATCTCCACTATTACACCTATAATGAAGAATTTCAAATGCCGTTAGAGATGGGACGACTGACTTGCCTTCAGACGCTAGCATTCTTTAAAGTGGGTCGAGAGAAGGGTCGACGAATTGGAGAGCTTGGAAGCTTGAAGAACCTCAAAGGCAATTTGGAGATACACAATCTTCATCTAGTAAAGGATAGAAAAGGAGCTGAAGAAGCAAAACTATCTGAAAAGGCTAATCTATTTAGTTTGCGACTTAAGTGGGCCCGGCCTTGGCATCGAGAAGGCCATAACTACAACGACGAAAAAgtgttggactgccttcgaccccACCCAAATTTGGAGGAGTTGgtaattgagaattttatggGTGATCAATTTCCTCGATGGTTAGTGGATTTGCCAACAGCAACAACACTCCCCAAGTTAGCGAGTTTGACATTTAATTGCTGCAACAGATGCAGAGAACTCCTTCCCCTGCAAAACTTTAGGTCTCTTAAAGAGCTAGTGATTACAAATTGCGGTGGGTTGACGAATCTGCCCGGTGACATGCTACACTCGTGTGCCTCTCTCCAGAAGCTTCGGGTGACTTATTGCTACAATCTTTTCTCCTTCCCGCTTGATTTGCAACAAATGCCTTCTCTCTTGGAGCTGGGATTATGGAAGTGTCCCAAACTGAAAACAAGTACGACGCCCAAAGGATTTGGTTTCCTAACCAGCTTAAGGAAGCTTGTAATTGGTCCCTTCTCAGATGATGGTGATGATCatgaaaattcttcaatttacaaTGAGTTTGATTGGTCTGGATTGatatcctcctcctccttctcttCGTCATCCGCACTCCGTGAATTAGAATTATTTGGGTTGCCACACATGGAGTCCCTGCCACCTCAGATCCAATACTTGACCACTCTCACGTCACTAACGCTAGTTGTCTTTGGAGGTATAAAAGCTCTGCCAGATTGGTTCGGAAACTTTGCGGCTCTTGAAGACGTGCACTTATGGTTTTTCAAAGAGCTTGGACATCTACCCTCTGAGGATGCCATGAGAAGTCTCACCAAACTAAAACGTCTGGAGGTTTATGGTTCTCCTCTGTTAAAAGAAAGATGCACTCCTGAGAGCAGCGGCCCCGACTCCCAGTGGTCCAAAGTTTCTCACATTCAAGACCTACGCATAAGTTGA